GTTTGTTATTTCCTTGGAATGTAACTGCTGCGTTTTAAACGACTATTTTGATGTGACTTGACGTTAATGTTAGTCGTATCGGGCCGTGATCGTTGTACTCTAACGTTAAATTAAGCTGTTAAAGTAAACGGAATATTTTTATCTGTAATGATCATGTCAAAGACTATTGTTTAATTGTTGCTTTCTCAAGATAAACAAGTTGTTGTTATGATTAGTCCGCATTAAAAGatctttgtttacatttttgtcattTGTTGGTGCTTGCACTAATTACAGATTAAAGCGTAACGTTATGTTAGATGGCGCTATATTTGCACATCGTTTATAAACTAATCTGATATGCGAAAATGAGTGGCCAAAAGTGAGTGATGATGTTGCAGGCCAGCAGCTCGAGTCTGAGATCCGCCATTAACTGCCATTTTGCGCACTTCAGTGCTTGAGTCACGCTAAGTTACATTGACGCCTCTGTTATTTTTTTCCTGCTCTGTTTTGTGCACCGTGTTGTTTATAGTAGTTTTGAATTTATGATTTTCCAGACTAATCCGGTGTGAATATGGACGGGGGCTCTACTTATTCATACGCATGGGATGCCCCTACGCATGTTTTGGAGTCCATAGATGATTTCGCCCTGGACCCTCAGGATAATGCGGACAAGTGGTTTGGTCAGTCTGTTTGTTCATTATGTAGGGTAAAATGCCTGTTCTAGGCAAGTGTTTACATACAGAAACTTCaacgtgatttttttttctattaataaactatttttcCTTTGACGACATGCTTCAGCagtattttcacaatatttataaTGATTGTGCGTTTGAGTTTTGACACCCCAGAGATAATTGCTCCTatactttaaataattgtatttttcagTCGTTTGTCAGTTCACTTAagtgaaatagtttaataaaacaaatttcattACAAAGCTAATGATTTAATAGatgggagagagagagtgtgtgtgtgtgtgtgtgtgtgtgtgtgtgtatgtatacatgcatgcatacatgtatatctgtgtgtgtgtgtgtgtgtgtatatataggatCTCTCTCAGATGAAGGGAGTCGTTTTGCTCTAGTAGCCATACATGCTTACAGTAAAAACATGTACCGTAAAAATACATGGTGGTATTTAATGTATGCATGTGTAACTGCACTACAAATCTGGTCATAAGTgtctttttgtttaaataatttttacatatcCATTAGAATCTGAATAAGTAACCTTTCTGGTGATTTGTATTTtgttaggacaatatttggctatAAGATGCAACTTTTTGAACATCTGGAATATTGGGGTTGAAATACTGAAAAAATTGCCTTTTTTAAAGGGGTGTGTGTGTATCtaaagtgcttagcaatgcatattgcAGCTGCAGCTAAGAGATTTGATACATTTACAGTAGGagatttgccaaaaaaaaattaaatcttaatGATTAATCTTAATGTTATGATTTTTTCTGTACATAAAAGAAATCTATAATTGATCGTTTGGTTATTTGGTAGAATAGTTTTGGCTATTGCCAAAATGTATCAATGCAACATAAGACCCATTGTAAATGTGTACTCGTATTACTTTTCACTCGTATTACattttgtgcaaaaataaaatcaatacttTTTGTATAAATTACGTTACTGTAGCAGTTTAGTCACAAATATTGCTGTGTACTGAGTGAAGCAAACTATACATACTTAAATACTGAAATTGGTATGGGAAATAAGTTCATttgttaaatgttgttttaggttTGCAGGCGGCTAGTGAAAGTGGTGTTATGGAACAGCTTACCACCCCTTTACGGACTAAACCTTTTGATGAACCTGTTGATACCAACAAGCCCAAAGCTATGGTGTCTCCCCTGGTCAGACAAGAGCCGACAAGCTCGGGTcaggaaaaacttttttttttttctcctctcttCTTCTTCAGTCAGACATGCAAGATGagcatcttattttttttttttttaatgactgtTTCATGCATGCTCTGCTTCTAATGTCACAGAAAGTACCTCTACAGACATCCCGTCTAATATAGTCACATCATGGGGAAACAGCAGAACTACTGGAGCTCCTGGTCAGGGCCCCAAGTCTGTTCCTGCACAGCCACGCAGGTAAAACGAATAAGACATGTATTAAACAAGTGTATTTTTTTCACCTTTTAATCTCTTCTAGCTCCACTGATAGATTTTACATATTTTCCTattgatacatttttatttttttccaccagGGTGTCTAAACGACCTTTGCCCAAAAACGAAAAGCCCACCGTTGTCACAACACCTCCTTCTGTCAAGAAAAGACGGTATgactttaaaaatagttttagatttttttttctttttgcaaatgAATGGTGGTAAGTTAGCCATTTTATTCTGCTGAATAGAGTTTTACTGGCTGCATCTTCAAGGAGAGTATTTGATCAGCGCCGAAGgtaaaatgaactgaaaagtaTTTGCTAAGAAGTGGGGCCACCTAGTTGGTGATTTATTGGAGTTCACGGTGAAACGCTAATGTGGGGTCTTGCTCGAGAGACCAGAAATGAGTCCAAAGGGGTATCTCttccaaaaatgaaaagttcTTTACCATTTACTCAAGTGGttacattttagcatttttttaatgatttttatcaAAGCAGgcattgacattattatttattttcttaacatGGAACTCCAtggcttatttttattttttgcaacatttttcagtatatctttgtgttgaacagaagaaactaAAATGGGTTTGCAGCAAGTTGACACTGAGTGAATCATGGAAGAATTTTCATTATTGGTTGaactctgtttgtttgtttgtgtgtgtgtgtgtgtgtgtttatatttatatttttgttattggtAATCTTCACAGAAGCTCTACATCGAGAACGATGCGACGCAGTGGTGCTGGAGTGAGAAGCAGTGTCCGACTAAAGGCAAAACCAGCCATTTCAAAGACCACTGATATTGCTTCCAATACTACTCAGTACGTTGTTCAAAAGTTACAGTAATTGTATTAACATTTGTGTACATTTTTCAAATAAGTCTTGCTTTTTAAATGGTCCCTTCATCAAAGGATCCTGAAAATAATTATATCCAATTTAACCACACAACGGTTTAACAATAATATAAAGTTTTTCTTGAGCTCCAACTCCATTTGCAATAATTTGATAAATAGTCTGACAATGAAGACTAATGAATTCATGGAATTAAGTTATTTAACGTTAGTGTTAGATCTATATTGATGTATATTTTATGGTGATGTGTATGTATTCACTGTAGCCATTAATACATTGCTGTCAATTTGTGTATTCTAAATTGactttatctgtctgtctctctatctgtctatctacacacacggttgaagtcagaattattagccccttttgattttcttttttaaatatttcccaaattatgtttaacagagcaatgaaatgttcacagtatgtctgataataattttttcttctggagaaagtcttgtttgttttatttttagctagAATTAATGcaggtaattaaaaaaaaaaaaaacatttttgggacaaaattattagcccctttaagctattttttttttcaatagtctacagaacaaaccatcattatacaataacttgactaattaccccaACCTTCCGAGATTACCTTAAccatgttaagcctttaaatgtcactttaagctgtatagaagtgtcttgaaaaatatcaagtaaaatattgtttactgtctttatggcaaagataaaataaatctgttattagagatgagttattatctattatgcttagaaatgtgctgaaacaatcttccctccattaaacagaaattggggaaaaaataaacaggggcgctaataattcaggggagctaataattctgacttcaactgtatataatgtatgtatgtgtatatgattTTCTTGAATTACATCCTTTTTGAATTTCAGTCATAAAAGCACAGAGCAGCAGGAGCTAGAGCGCATTGAAGCTCTGCAAAAAGAGGTGGCTGAACAACGGCGCAAGAATGAGGCCAGTTACAGAGCCGCACTGGCAGGAAGTAAGTCACAAGTAATGATCTACTTTGTGGACTGCGACACTGAggttttattattgtcattgttattaataataatgtttttttgttttttttctaattgtaTAAAGGTCAGCTTGTAAAGAAGCAAGTGCTCTCTACCACCATTCCCAAAGAGTTCAACTTCCGCACAGATAGCCGGCTGAAGAACTACAAGGATGGAGTCTCAGCCGTAGACAACTCTTACAAGGAGACCACATTCACCTCTCAGCTTCGCAAGCACCCATCTTCTCCGGTAAGTAGCATCACTAGGATGTTGGATTCTCTATAAATCTCCTTAATGATTTTAAGTGAATTCTGTGTTGTTCTGTAGTTGAAGGCTCCAAAGGGAACCACCATTCCCAAACCCTTCAATCTCTCCAGAGGCAAGAGGAAGCATGATGAAACTGGAGTCTATGTGCCAATGGCCCAACAGGTCGAGCAATTCCAGAAGCGCACACCCACCCGCTATCATCTGCGCAGTCGGCAGAGCCAGGAGAGAGGTGTGCCTACTCTTAAATTTTGTTTCTGGAGGCTTTGAATATCAGCACTGCTTTCTTGAGATGCTGTGAAATGTCTCTTTACGGAATAATTTAAACTGCAAGGTTGTCTGGAGAGTAATAGTATAATCTTGTATGCATAGAAACTCGTGTCTTCAAATTACTGTACAGTAGAATCTATTTTTTAGAGTAGTAACACGAGACGTTTTTTACAGTAGGTCTTCCATGCTTAAACAGGTTTTGACAGGAATAAAAATGGTAAACTTTTTAGATTACAGATCATTATTTTATTCACTCAAATGGGCAATATTTgcgtctttttattattattattattattatttataatgtttttttattttttgtaatacaggGCCATCACCTCTGAAGGCAGATAAGTCAAAAATCACACATCCCAAAACACCACAGCTACTCACTCAGCAGAGACATCGTCCCACAACGGTGAAAAGCACTGCAGAGCTGGAGGCTGAGGAAGTGGAAAAACTGCAGCAGTAAGCTTTGCTCTAAGGCTTTtgtgtaaaatgtttaatatgaaTATGGTTCAAACTTGTCGTATTTTATCTTAGGTTTAAGTTCAAAGCTCTAGAACTTAACAGAAAGATACTGGAAGGGGCTTTGGTTCCTAAAAAGCCAGCTTGTAAAGAAAAGACTAAGCCTGAGGGCTTCCATTTGGAGATTGAGAAGAGACTTCAGGAAAGACAGACCAGTAAGAAACCTGAAGAAAAAGAGGACCACACATTCCATTCCCGACCGCTGCCAACCCGGATTCTGGAGGAAGTTGTGGTTTGTATCAGTTGTTTCAACCTTCTTGATGTATTAAGGTTTTGAGTCCCCTTTTTTATGATTGTCATGTTCATCTTAATACTTGCAGGGAGTCCCTGAGAAAAAAATGATAAACCCAACTGTTCCAGAATCACCAGCGTTTGCTCTTAAAAGTCGTGTGcgaatagaaaagaaaaaagaagaggcaAGTTAATAACatgctattaaaaaacaaaaacgcatATCTTTGGGGAAATCTTTTTGTCTAATTACTTTTTTGCACCCTCAGGAAAAGCCTCCTGCTCCAATTAAGGCCTTAGCTGTGCCCCACTACCTGCCCTTCCAGCCCAAACCTCCAGTCAAGAGTCAGGTAGAAATGTGCCCGTTCTCATTCGAGGAACGTGATCGTGAACGAAAGATGATGAAGGAAAAGAAACTGGAGGAACTGAGAAACGAAGAGGTATTTTCTTTGCGGATTGGCCGTTCAATAAAGACTTCCAGAATTTAAATTGTGCCTAATTGCACTGCCTCACCTATTGCCACAGGTGCCAAAGTTCAAGGCTCAACCCCTTCCTGACTTCCATGAAGTGCATCTACCTGAGAAAAAGGTACAG
The nucleotide sequence above comes from Danio rerio strain Tuebingen ecotype United States chromosome 23, GRCz12tu, whole genome shotgun sequence. Encoded proteins:
- the tpx2 gene encoding targeting protein for Xklp2 isoform X1, whose protein sequence is MDGGSTYSYAWDAPTHVLESIDDFALDPQDNADKWFGLQAASESGVMEQLTTPLRTKPFDEPVDTNKPKAMVSPLVRQEPTSSESTSTDIPSNIVTSWGNSRTTGAPGQGPKSVPAQPRRVSKRPLPKNEKPTVVTTPPSVKKRRVLLAASSRRVFDQRRRSSTSRTMRRSGAGVRSSVRLKAKPAISKTTDIASNTTHHKSTEQQELERIEALQKEVAEQRRKNEASYRAALAGSQLVKKQVLSTTIPKEFNFRTDSRLKNYKDGVSAVDNSYKETTFTSQLRKHPSSPLKAPKGTTIPKPFNLSRGKRKHDETGVYVPMAQQVEQFQKRTPTRYHLRSRQSQERGPSPLKADKSKITHPKTPQLLTQQRHRPTTVKSTAELEAEEVEKLQQFKFKALELNRKILEGALVPKKPACKEKTKPEGFHLEIEKRLQERQTSKKPEEKEDHTFHSRPLPTRILEEVVGVPEKKMINPTVPESPAFALKSRVRIEKKKEEEKPPAPIKALAVPHYLPFQPKPPVKSQVEMCPFSFEERDRERKMMKEKKLEELRNEEVPKFKAQPLPDFHEVHLPEKKVQEATKPAPFKLMIDERGAARSERWEQMMKEELKHQAEAACFKARPNTVSYKEPFVPKKENRSILANTTNSAVPEGFQLATERRAKERLEFEKELSEREALRARMEEERAREREQQEKEEIARLRQEQVCKAQPIRHYKPVELKKSDVSLTVPQSPNFSDRFRM
- the tpx2 gene encoding targeting protein for Xklp2 isoform X2, giving the protein MDGGSTYSYAWDAPTHVLESIDDFALDPQDNADKWFGLQAASESGVMEQLTTPLRTKPFDEPVDTNKPKAMVSPLVRQEPTSSESTSTDIPSNIVTSWGNSRTTGAPGQGPKSVPAQPRRVSKRPLPKNEKPTVVTTPPSVKKRRVLLAASSRRVFDQRRRSSTSRTMRRSGAGVRSSVRLKAKPAISKTTDIASNTTHHKSTEQQELERIEALQKEVAEQRRKNEASYRAALAGSQLVKKQVLSTTIPKEFNFRTDSRLKNYKDGVSAVDNSYKETTFTSQLRKHPSSPLKAPKGTTIPKPFNLSRGKRKHDETGVYVPMAQQVEQFQKRTPTRYHLRSRQSQERGPSPLKADKSKITHPKTPQLLTQQRHRPTTVKSTAELEAEEVEKLQQFKFKALELNRKILEGALVPKKPACKEKTKPEGFHLEIEKRLQERQTSKKPEEKEDHTFHSRPLPTRILEEVVGVPEKKMINPTVPESPAFALKSRVRIEKKKEEEKPPAPIKALAVPHYLPFQPKPPVKSQVEMCPFSFEERDRERKMMKEKKLEELRNEEVPKFKAQPLPDFHEVHLPEKKVQEATKPAPFKLMIDERGAARSERWEQMMKEELKHQAEAACFKARPNTVSYKEPFVPKKENRSILVPEGFQLATERRAKERLEFEKELSEREALRARMEEERAREREQQEKEEIARLRQEQVCKAQPIRHYKPVELKKSDVSLTVPQSPNFSDRFRM
- the tpx2 gene encoding targeting protein for Xklp2 — protein: MDGGSTYSYAWDAPTHVLESIDDFALDPQDNADKWFGLQAASESGVMEQLTTPLRTKPFDEPVDTNKPKAMVSPLVRQEPTSSESTSTDIPSNIVTSWGNSRTTGAPGQGPKSVPAQPRRVSKRPLPKNEKPTVVTTPPSVKKRRSSTSRTMRRSGAGVRSSVRLKAKPAISKTTDIASNTTHHKSTEQQELERIEALQKEVAEQRRKNEASYRAALAGSQLVKKQVLSTTIPKEFNFRTDSRLKNYKDGVSAVDNSYKETTFTSQLRKHPSSPLKAPKGTTIPKPFNLSRGKRKHDETGVYVPMAQQVEQFQKRTPTRYHLRSRQSQERGPSPLKADKSKITHPKTPQLLTQQRHRPTTVKSTAELEAEEVEKLQQFKFKALELNRKILEGALVPKKPACKEKTKPEGFHLEIEKRLQERQTSKKPEEKEDHTFHSRPLPTRILEEVVGVPEKKMINPTVPESPAFALKSRVRIEKKKEEEKPPAPIKALAVPHYLPFQPKPPVKSQVEMCPFSFEERDRERKMMKEKKLEELRNEEVPKFKAQPLPDFHEVHLPEKKVQEATKPAPFKLMIDERGAARSERWEQMMKEELKHQAEAACFKARPNTVSYKEPFVPKKENRSILANTTNSAVPEGFQLATERRAKERLEFEKELSEREALRARMEEERAREREQQEKEEIARLRQEQVCKAQPIRHYKPVELKKSDVSLTVPQSPNFSDRFRM
- the tpx2 gene encoding targeting protein for Xklp2 isoform X3; the encoded protein is MDGGSTYSYAWDAPTHVLESIDDFALDPQDNADKWFGLQAASESGVMEQLTTPLRTKPFDEPVDTNKPKAMVSPLVRQEPTSSESTSTDIPSNIVTSWGNSRTTGAPGQGPKSVPAQPRRVSKRPLPKNEKPTVVTTPPSVKKRRSSTSRTMRRSGAGVRSSVRLKAKPAISKTTDIASNTTHHKSTEQQELERIEALQKEVAEQRRKNEASYRAALAGSQLVKKQVLSTTIPKEFNFRTDSRLKNYKDGVSAVDNSYKETTFTSQLRKHPSSPLKAPKGTTIPKPFNLSRGKRKHDETGVYVPMAQQVEQFQKRTPTRYHLRSRQSQERGPSPLKADKSKITHPKTPQLLTQQRHRPTTVKSTAELEAEEVEKLQQFKFKALELNRKILEGALVPKKPACKEKTKPEGFHLEIEKRLQERQTSKKPEEKEDHTFHSRPLPTRILEEVVGVPEKKMINPTVPESPAFALKSRVRIEKKKEEEKPPAPIKALAVPHYLPFQPKPPVKSQVEMCPFSFEERDRERKMMKEKKLEELRNEEVPKFKAQPLPDFHEVHLPEKKVQEATKPAPFKLMIDERGAARSERWEQMMKEELKHQAEAACFKARPNTVSYKEPFVPKKENRSILVPEGFQLATERRAKERLEFEKELSEREALRARMEEERAREREQQEKEEIARLRQEQVCKAQPIRHYKPVELKKSDVSLTVPQSPNFSDRFRM